ggGGCCACATGGTGTACCAAGGAGAATATCTATCTGGCATTTTGTATCGGTATGATGAATCCGATTTTGCAATATCGGAATTTGAGGGATTACGCATGGATGGGTTGTCGGAGATCATTGATGATGATGGCATCCTCGAAGATCAAGATCACCATCCATTGCAATACAGATTAGGTTCATCATGCTCCAATGAGGCCACCAGTAATTCTGTAATTCCACGTCAACCAGAggtggtgaagaagaagaagagggctCCTCTTTCTTCAGATGTTTGGAAATTTCAAGAGACAGGGAGTAAAGTTTAATTATTAGTACCTACTAAaatgtaataattatattattattattattattattattattattattagcagCTTAAATTAGCGTTGGTaatcatgttttatttttattatcctACGTTTaattagtgttttgttttgtattattgAGTGTTGTTGTCGGAATGTGCATGGGGCAATTCCGTTACTCACCGTAGGTGGTTGAAGGTGGACCGACTCCGGCGGCCACCAATTTTGTATCCATGTAATGGATTTTGCCATTGTAtatgttgatgcacagttttccgggatggtgacgtggcacgccttCAGGTGGTACGGTCAGCTTCGGGGATATTTCAGACTACACACAGAAGAGAACAAATAGGATTAGAGCCCCCGGTAGTGTCCCGGCGGgggagctccgatgcctaagttagaaacTGAGGAAAGAGTATTTAAGCAATCAAAGTTTTCAGAGCCAGGATTGCACTTACCTTTGATGGAAATCGAGAGcggtatttataggcatggagtacAATTTGTTTCCCGCATATCTTGGGACTCCTATCCCTGAATATCTGGTTTGCAGTTATTCTGATAAGGGAGTAGTCTTGGGATAAGGTGATAAAACCTTTGTTTGAATTGcctttttgaatttgaatagcCTCCTATCCCGCTTGTACAGGGATTGTTTGTAGAAGGCTTCTTTTGAATGTAGGATAATGTTTACTGAGATGAGTTTGAATCTTTGAATATCCTTAACTGTACAATGGCAATTTTACCCTTGGTATCTTGATTTATTCGCATTCGGAGTGGTGTCTCGGATTTGACATCCGATACCTATCCGAGGAACAGTCTCGGAGTCATACTCCGAGACCACGTCGGTTTACGAGGCCTTCTCGGGGAAAGCTACTCCGAGGCCTTGCCAGATATTCCGTTTAGTCAAGATCGGGTCTCGAGTCCGTTGGGTTTCAATAGcggatccatgacccaacagttacccctcAATTTTCTGATCTGTAAGATCATGgaaatttttgcttaaaaatggATCAGCGTTCTGAAACTATGCTTTGATAAAAAATCCGAGACCTTGGAAAtgggaattttgaattttgatttttggcgggaaattttgaaaccaattttGCCGAGACGGTTGACCTGACCGAGGGCGTATCGGTTGCTCCACGTGTTGGTGCTGGGACAGGTGTCTATTCAATTGCCAGCTGTCAGCCGTTCTGTGGAATTTACAGGGGCGCCTTTCCTGCCGCATTTATTGTGCGAACTCGGGGAAAGCTTTGGTTTTTACGCCCTTATCTTTGTTTTATAAAACCTCTCTTTCTAGGGTTTCTTTTTAATTCGTACCAAGTCTCTGtgctgctttttcttttctgatctGTTTCCTTTCTGCACTACTTTTCCTTCTCTACTCTGTTTTGATTATGTCTCAAGGAGAAGGTTCGGGGTCTGATGGTGGTTTGGGTAAGACCTACCCAGCCTTGTGGAAGCCCGATTTGACCTCGGCTGACGAGTGTCGAATTAGATTGGACTGTTACATCCCTAAATCGGTGAAACTTTGTTTTGACGATGAGAATAAGGGAGCTGTCGTGGATGCTGGGAGCCACGAGGTCAGTGTTTATGAAGAAATGTTTCGGGCAGGCCTCAAGCTTCCTTTTCCCAAAATTGTTCGCGAACTCCTTAGCCGCTTGAATCTGTCTCCCCACCAGTTCGTTACTAATGGCTGGAGGATGTTTTTCGCCTGTGCGGTTGTTTGGCCCATGGCCCTTGGAGAATGAAAGAATTTGACAGTTTCGGAGTTTCTCTGGGTATACCGACTCCAGAAGAACCCCAGCAGCGATGAACTTTACAGTTTCCAATCGAGACggggaaaatttttttttatggataagaCCTTCACTAGTAACCATAActggaaaaacaaatatttctttgCTCAGGGGCAATGGGAATTTGCTCCTGGAGAGAAGGCGGAGGGGCCTCGAGAGACGACTACCCCCAATTTGGGCCTTCACAAGAGTTAGTGTTTGTCAGAGGAGGAGACAGTCCGAGTCAACAAGGTTCTGTCCTGGGTTCAGAATAATAGTCTGCCATGACCTTCAAGCAACTAGTTATTACTAATGCATTGAACCGCTGTCTTTATACCAACAGAGAAGACATAGGTGAGTCTCAGAAGAGACCATCTCGTCCTGCTGTTTATTTGGGCGCTCCGGCGGCCAATACTCGAGACGCCACCCCTCGAAAGCCTATACTTGACAAGGGCAAAAAGAAGATAGATGAGTCTAGGGTAAAAAAAACCCTACACTTGGTGGACAAGCCCGAGGAACGCGAAGCTCCTCCGATGAAGAAAAAGAGGCTAATAAAGGGGAAAGGCCCTGCTATCAAGACCGAAAAGGGGAAATCCCTTTTTGCCGATCTCTTGGCCGCTTGGAGGAAGGTGAAGCCAGAGCCTGATGTGGTCCCTGTATCTGCTTATCAGAACATTCTTGCTAACCATCTGATTGCTGCCACTCCTTTGGTGGCAACCTCTTTAAATCCCCCTGGAGCTGCTGCTACTACCGCTATTCCTGTGGAGTCGGTGTCACCGGTCCATTCTGGTCCCAACATTCAACACCTTTTAGTTGATCCGTTTAAGGATAGCTCTGTAGGGATGGATGCAGAAGAGAATAGACCGCATGCTGAGGAAGAAGTGAGGCCTCGGATGATGTCCCCGATAGCCGAGGAGCAAACTCAAGTCCCGGCTTCTACTCCAGAGGCTTTGTCTCGGGCTCCGACACCGACTCCTGAGGCCGAGGTTGGTGCTTGTTCCGAGGCCTCAGGCTATTCCCTGGTGAAGCCTCGGAATGTAGAATGGACTGTGGGAGAACCCCTGTCTCGGCTTGGTGGGCAATTGTTGGGGAACCCATTTCAAGCTTTGATAGAGCtgtttccccaagagagcttaaCGGGCGAACGAGATATCTCTGCTAGGGGTATGGCAGAGTCAATGTTATTCAATCAATTGTGTGTAAGTATTACTCTTCATAAAGCTTTCTTTTTGCTTTAGTCATTTTCCGCTTGATTAACTTTATCTATTGCAGGGAGTTATAAAGTTAGTAGTTTCATATTGCTACTTAAGGAAGTTTCTCCAGGAGTCCGCCTCAGAATCCGAGAGCCTTCGAAGCAGGCTTGCAGCTTCTGAGGCTGAAAATGCTAAGCTGAGGGATACGCTGGCACAGCAAGACAAAGAGCTGCTCCTTCTTGGCCAACAGCAGTCGACGGCTCAGACTGATTTTGAACAAGCCGAGTCTAGGATCTCGGCTCTATCTTCCAAGTTGTAGACCCTCCGTGCCAATCATTCAAAGCTTTAAGAGGATCATTCCATCATGAAGGAGGACCTGCATCAACTTGAGGAAAAGCATGGGGAGGTCCTGGAGCAGTTAAAGGCTTCTCAAGCAGAGGCTGCCAGCCAAAATACGAGAATTTAAGAAGTTACCAAAGGTCAGGCTGTTGCTGAGGAGCGACTTAAATTCTTCTGAGGAAAGCTTGAAGAGATGAAGTTACGACTTAAAGAGGCCGAGGCCCAGTACTCTAACTACTTGGAACAACTATCGTATGCTTCCTGGACCCGGGATAGTGCCTGGGCCGATGGGATCATTCTCGGATTTCAGACCTTTTGGTCTTGGGCCAAGGACCCTGCTCGCACCCTCGACCTTGATACGGTCAAACCTGAAACCATTCCTGTTTCTGATAAGGCTTTGAAACAGGTTATCAGTCTCGGGTCGGATTTGATGCCTGATGCTGAGGGGATCAATAGATTTGCTCATCAGCCGTTTTCGAGTACTGAGGAGTCCTCAGGTAATGAAAAGACTGCCTCTGGTCATGGTGCCGAGACTCCATCTGCTTCTAAGGCTCCATCTGTAGACCCTAAAAAGGGCTAAAATTtcttttgcttgtaataaagcAGTTAGTACATTTGGTTCTTTTGTAAATGACAACTTGCAACTTTAATgaagtgttttatatttatttttcggAATAATTTAGCATTACTTTTTGAACATGCTCTTgataaattacttttttctgaagtttatttaacctttttcgagCACACCTCTTTTTAAGGATTTCTGCTCTTGACAGGCTACTCGTTTGACTTTCTTTGAACACACCCTTTTAGGGTTTTACGTTCCTTACAAGTCATTAGTTTAGCCTTCTttggacacaccttgtttgaagGTTTTACGTCCTTTACATGCTGCAAGTTTTAACCTTCTTTGgacacacctttttttttttcttttttaaaggttTTACGTCCTTTACAGGTTTTGTCTCGGGaaagttatcaatttttttttttttggatgatcTTTCAATCGTTTACCCTGAGGGTAGTTTTAATTTACTTTACTTTGAAATGTTTAAAAGGTGATTGAAACTTCAGgagattcttttatttaaaatgtaatGAAATTACAGGGAAAATACGAATGAAATGACAATTAACTAGAATCACCTTACTGAAATAAGCTAGACAAAGTACTTTTTGAGGTGCTCGGCATTCCACGGCCTGGGGAGTGCTTTTCCTTCCATGTTCTCAAGGTAGTAAGCTCCTGCCCTTCTACACTTAACCACCTTGTAGGGTCCTTCCCAGTTTGGAGCTAATTTTCCTTCCGCAGGGTCTTTGGTAGCAATGGTGGTCTTGTGTAAAACCAGGTCCCCGATCTTGAAGCTTCTGTGCTTGACCCTTTTATTAAAATACCGAGCCACTTTCTCCTGGTACGCCGACATGGTTACTTGGGCCTGGTCACGTTTCTCTTATAGCAGGTCCAAGTGTAGTTTGAGCCCTTCGTCATTCGTCTCGGAATGAAAGGACTCGACTCGGTAACTTCCCGAACCTATCTCGGCTGGTATGACTGCCTCAGTCTTGAAAGCCAAGGCATCCGGGGTTTCCTTAGTAGGTACTCTTTTGGTTGTTCGATATGCCCACAAAACTTTTGGAAGATCATCTACCCAATCTTCCTTCCGATCTCCGAGTTTCTTCTtcagaatttttaaaattgtcttGTTGGTGGCTTCTACTTGCCCGTTCGCCTGGGGATGAGCTGGGGAGGAGTAGTAGTTTCTTATATGAAGTTTTGCACACCATTCTCGGAATGACTCGTAGTCAAATTGCTTTCTATTAGCAGTTATAAAAGCATGTGGAATACCACAGCGGCATACGACGTTCTTCCACAAGAACCGTTCAATGCTTTTGGCTGTAATATTCACTAGGGCCTCTACTTCTGCCCATTTTGTGAAATAATCCACTGCTACAACCGCGAACCGAACACCCCCCTTTCCACGAGGTAGTGGTCCTACTATATCCACCTCCAATTGTGAGAAAGGCCATGGCGAAGAGATTGAACTCAGATCTTTTGGGGGTTGCTTTGCAATGTTGGCGAAGCGTTGGCATTTGTCACAATTCCTGACTATCTATACTGAGTCCCGAGTCATATTCGGCCAGTAGAAACCGGCCCTGATTGCTTTATGTGCCAATACTATTACTCCCGAGTGTTTGCCACAGATTCCTTCATGAATCTCGCGAAGGACATAATCATGTTCTTCCTTGGAAATACACTTGAGTAGTGGTAGCATGAAGTCTCGTTTGTAGAGAGTCCCGTTAATGATGGTGAATCTGGCAGCTCTGGTTCTGACTTGCGTTGCTGATTTCTTATCTAACGGGGGAACTCCTTGTTCCAAATACTCCCTTATGCTCCTCTGCCATTCTGGTACGGTTTCGGTAACCGAGACCGAGACCATATCGGTTACGACAGGTCTTGCTAAGGTCTGAATTGGCTCTTCAGTGTTGCTAGTTGTTGTCGACGCCATTCGGTCTAATTGGTCagctctttcattctcttccCTTAGGATCTTCATAATACAGAATTTCTTGAATGCATTTTGTAACGTCTGTACTTTTGACaaatattgcttcattttccttcCTCTGGCTTCAAACTCTCCTCGGATATGCCCAACGATCACCTGTGAGTCGCTTTGTAGTTCAACGAACTCGGCTCCCAGCTCTCGGGCTAAACCGAGTCCTGCTAAAACTGCTTCATACTCGGCCTCGTTATTGGTGGTTTTGAATGCCAATTTCAGGGAACTGTATAATTCTTCTCCATCTGGTGTGATTAATACAACACAGGCTCCACCGTTCTTCCTTGTAGAGGATCCATCTACGTAGACTACCCACGTCTCGTCTTTTTGCCATTCTTGGGTCATAGGCAGGTTGGTGAATTCTGCCAAGAAATCGGCCAACACCTGTCCCTTGATAGCATTTCTTGGTAGGAATTCAATATCAAATTCGCCGAGTTTGATTGCCCAGTTAGCTAGTCGGCCAGGCAGATCTAACTTTCTGAGTATTTTCTTCAATGGATACTCGGTCAAGACTCGTATAGTATGAGCTTGGAAATATAGGCGTAGCTTCCTAGAAGCAATAGTTAGGGCAAATGCTAACTTTTCCATTTGAGGGTATCTCTCTTCTGCTCCCCTCAATGCTCTGCTGACAAAATAAACTGGTTTCTGAACCCCGTCTTCCTCTCGGACAAGGGCAACACTAACAGCTGTTGAGGAGACAACCAAGTATAGATACAATGCCTCTCCTGGAACAGTTCTGCTTAATAAAGGTGCACTTGTCAGGTACTTCTTCAGTTGTTCAAAAGCTTCCTCGCATTCTGCAGACCACTGAAATGCCTTCCTTAGGATCTTGAAGAATGGTAGGCATTTGTCAGTCGATCGAGAGATGAACCGATTTAATGCCGCAATTCTTCCCGTCAATTGCTAAAGTTGCTTTGTATTTTTAGGTGGTTGCATATCCAAAACTGCTTGGATCTTCTCGGGATTAGCTTATATTCCTCGGTTTGACACCATATAGCCGAGAAATTTGCCAGAGGCCACTCCAAACGCACACTTCGCGGGATTCAATCTCATCCCATACTTCTTCAGAGTTCTGAACGTCTCCTGCAGGTCTTCTACATGATCTTCTTGTAACACGCTTTTCACCAACATGTCGTCAACATATACTTCCATATTACGGCAGATCTGGTCTCGGAACATCTTATTGACCAGCCTCTAATCAGTTGCTCCCGCGTTCTTTAGGCCGAAAGGCAAAACCTTGTAGCAGTACAGGCCTCGTTCAGTGATAAATGAGGTCTTTTCTCAGTCTTCTGGGTGCATATAAATCTGGTTGTAGCCAGAAAAAGCATCCATAAAACTTAATAGGCCATATCCAGCTGTTGAGTCTACCAATGCATCAATGCGTGGCAGAGAAAAGCTGTCCTTTGGGCATGCCTTGTTGAGGTCTGTAAAATCTACACACATTCGCCATTTCCCATTGGATTTTTTGACCAGCACCATGTTAGCCAACCAGTTGGGATAATATACCTCCTCTATAAACCGAGCCTTTAGCAATTTTTCTACTTCCTCGGCGATAGCCATATTCCGCTCAGGAGCAAACTTCCTTCTTTTCTGCCTTATTAGCTTCATACTTGGGTCCACGTTGAGTTGGTGGAGGATGTCATCGGGGCTGATCCCCGGCATATCTTCGTGAGTCCATGCAAACACCTCTATATTTTCTCGGAGAAAGGTTACGAGAGAGTCTCAGATTGCCGAGGTGAGCTGTGTTCCTACCCTTACCACCTTTCCTTCTTCCAGCTTCTTGTCTTGCAAAAGCTCAGCAAGTTCCCCTTTTAGGGGATCTTTAGTTCGGCTACCCACTACGCCGATTGTCAAAGAAGCAGGTTTCGACTTTTTGAGGGAAATGTTATAACATTTTCTTGCTGCAACTTGATCTCCTCTCAACTCTCCGACTCCTTCCTCAGTAGGAAATTTCATCATCAAATGGTAAGTTGAGGTCACGGCCTTCAACTTATTGAGGAACGGTCGACCAATAATCACATTATATGCTGATGGTCGGTCGATCACGAAGAAGTCCACCATAGTTGTGGACTGCTTACGAGTTGTCCCCACTGTAACCCGGAGGGAGATGAGTCCCATCGGGCGGACTTATTCCCCAGCAAACCCTACTAATGGGGAATTAAACAGTTGTATCCTGTCTCGGTCAACGCCCATCTGTTTAAAGACCGGCCAGTACAAAATATTCACCGAACTACCATTGTCTACCAAGACTCAGTGAATTTTATGGTTGGCAACCGTTAAAGTAACTACTAATACATCATCGTGGGGGAAGATTACCCCCTTAGCGTCCTCTTCAGAGAAGGATATAGCCATCACCTCTTTCTTTGCTACTTTTGAAGGTCTTCCTATCGACAATACTTCATCATCAGCCTTTGTCTTCCTCGCGTAGGCTTTTCTAGATGAACTAGAAACTCCTCCACCTGCCAGTCCCCCCGAAATGGTGTGGATCTTCCTTACAACGTCCTGATGGCGAGGCTGACGGACTTCCCGATCCCGTCTCGGTTCCGATTGCTGATCGTGCATCGGTTCAACATACCGATCTTCTCTCGGCCTCTCTTCTCGGTTTCTGGGAGCTTCTCGGTTTCCCTCTAGTAACTCGGGCTCTTCATGCCTTCGTGGATTCCTCTCGCCTATTAGGAATTTCACCAACTTCCCATTTCTAATGTGATTCTCAATCTCCTGCCTCAAGGTTATGCACTCCTCGGTCAGATGACCATGGTCGCGATGGTACTCGCAATATTTCTGAGGATCACGTCTTTTTGGGTTGCCTTTCAGCTTGCTTGGCCATTTGAAGGCTGGGTCCCTCCTTATCTCCATGAATACCTCAGTCATGCTAGTATTCAGTGGAGTGAACTTCGTGCTTTGCAATTTTCGAGGGTCCATCCTTGGGTATGATGTGACCACCTTCTCCGACTTCTTCATAttcttctcttccttctttCCAACATTAGCCGGTGCTGCCTTCCCCAAACCACTCTTGGCTTCGATCTCTTCCTTCTGGTTCTTCATAAGAGCCTTGACGGTTTCTTCTAGATTAATGTACTCATCAGCCTTTTTTATGAACTGACTGAGAGTCACTAACTTAGTACTTTTTGACAGCTCGGCCATCAATCGTCCTTCGGCCCTTACCCCATGCATCAAAGCATCAAGTACTGTCTGCTCATTCGGATTTTCAATCGTTAACTTCTCCTATTTGAATCTGAGCTTGAATTCTTTTAACGACTCCTCCTTTCCCTGAACAAGGGACAGCAAATAAGCGGgattcctcttcctcttccggGTGGCTAGAAACTAACTCAAGAAGAGGTGCCCGAGAGTCTTGAAATCATCTATTGAATTGGCCGGAAGTTTGCCGAACCAATCCTTAGCTACTCCAGCTAAAGTTAGGGGAAAAACCCTACATGAAATTGCATCTGGGGTCCCATGAAGGATGAAATGTGCACGAAGACTTTCCATGTGGTCCGTTGGATCCTGGGTGCCATCATAGAGATTAACTCGGGGCATTTTGAATTTATCAGGGAGAGAAAAATTCAGGACTCGAGGGGTGAAGGGAAGATTTGTGTTTTCCATGAGTTCCCCTGCATTGGATTAATCTCTGCCATCAGCTATTTGACGAGCCATTTCCTCACATTTCTTCTTAAGCTCTTGCACGTCAGCATTAATGTTGCTCTCGTTATACCCTTCAGTATGACGGTCCTCCTGGCGGACAGATTGCTCCCGTCGAGATCTAGTATGACGAGACCTTTCGGGGTTTGTTCGTTGGCTACCTCTTTCATTCTGGACAGTATTGTGATGGCTAGCTTGAGCTGAACTTGcgtcatcctcatcatcaaaacCTTAGGGCCTCTTTCCCCTATGGATCTCGGCGCGTCTTTCCCTTTCGCGCCTCTCTTCTTGCCTCTTTGTCCTTCTTTCCTCCTGCTCTTGATCCCTTCGGCTATTTCGGCCTTCGGCAATCGTGAGCCTTGTGGCGAGGTCTTTGTTCTGCTTTTGCAAAGCCTTCATGGATTCAGTCATCTGCTTCATGAAATCTGCTAACTCAAGAGGAGCTCCAATAGCCCCAGGAAGTACGCCGGGCTGTTGCACGGATT
This genomic interval from Corylus avellana chromosome ca3, CavTom2PMs-1.0 contains the following:
- the LOC132174218 gene encoding uncharacterized protein LOC132174218, with product MEVYVDDMLVKSVLQEDHVEDLQETFRTLKKYGMRLNPAKCAFGVASECEEAFEQLKKYLTSAPLLSRTVPGEALYLYLVVSSTAVSVALVREEDGVQKPVYFVSRALRGAEERYPQMEKLAFALTIASRKLRLYFQAHTIRVLTEYPLKKILRKLDLPGRLANWAIKLGEFDIEFLPRNAIKGQVLADFLAEFTNLPMTQEWQKDETWVVYVDGSSTRKNGGACVVLITPDGEELYSSLKLAFKTTNNEAEYEAVLAGLGLARELGAEFVELQSDSQVIVGHIRGEFEARGRKMKQYLSKVQTLQNAFKKFCIMKILREENERADQLDRMASTTTSNTEEPIQTLARPVVTDMVSVSVTETVPEWQRSIREYLEQGVPPLDKKSATQVRTRAARFTIINGTLYKRDFMLPLLKCISKEEHDYVLREIHEGICGKHSGVIVLAHKAIRAGFYWPNMTRDSVDIVGPLPRGKGGVRFAVVAVDYFTKWAEVEALVNITAKSIERFLWKNVVCRCGIPHAFITANRKQFDYESFREWCAKLHIRNYYSSPAHPQANGQVEATNKTILKILKKKLGDRKEDWVDDLPKVLWAYRTTKRVPTKETPDALAFKTEAVIPAEIGSGSYRVESFHSETNDEGLKLHLDLL